The DNA region GGAATATTTCTATGGCAAGATTAAATAGGGTATAGGGCGCATTATTTGTAATTCTAAGAGAAACCTCTACTACTTCTCCTTTTGTAAGATTCAAAATGAGCTCATTTTCCTGTGATAATGTTTTGTTTTTGATGTAATTCCCAATTGTAATCGAGAAATCCATTTTGACGGCAACGCATACGATAGTGGTTTTATTCATTGCTTCGCCATCGGCATTGCATTCCAATCTAATGGATTTATATCCTGCAGAAACGGGTATCCATGTGAAGTTAAGTGAATAGTTTGTGTTCGGATGGGTATTTCTAAGAATTTCTAGTCCTATAGTTTGGTTCGCACTGGAGGAGACTTCAACAAGTTTCACTTCGATTTGTGTATTTGCAGATACACTTAAAATCTCTACGTTAAATATTACATTTTGATTTATCTCAGGAAATCTAGGAGAGTATGTTATACTCGAAAGCTCAACATTTTTGGTTGCGTAAAACAGCACTTTGCCAGGAAATATGTCTGGGATTCCCGATTCAGTGGCGACCAAAACTTCCTTACTTGAATTTAATGGTTTAAAGAAAAGAACACTATTCGAGTTTCCGATGTCAGATTGACGTTTTTCATTCGCATATTTAACTGTCTTTGTCTGGCTATCCACGATATACACAAAGCCGTCCCATGTGGTGCAAGCAATATCTTTTATACTATCTCCTTCAAAATCTCCAATTGCGACCCCAAAAATTTGGGTATGGGCAACAAAAATATTGTTTATCTGTGTAGTTCCGTTATTGCCATTTCCGATTGAAATTACCCAGATGCTACCATCCCCACTTCCAGCCACAATTTCATCTATTCCATCTCCATTGAGGTCATCAACAGTAAGGGCTGATAAAATTCCAGGGATATAAGGACTTATGTATTTTTGGGTGAACTGTCCGTAGTAGTAATCAAGAACTCGCACTGTGCTTTCTGTGTTTCCTCGCCAATCCACGAAAACAATGTCCTTTCTTCCGTCTCCATCTACATCCCCCATTTTCACTTCGAAAACAGCATCCTGGGTCATTGTCAACCCTTTCATGAAAAGGAGACCAGCATTGTAGTTGTAGACAGCGATACTTGCTGTGCCTGTGCCCACTACGACCTCGTTTATCCCATCACCATCTATGTCACAAATACACAACCCAAAGATTGCACCATTTGTAAAATGAGATTTATCCCAGTCGAGCAGAATTTGATTTTCTAGGGCATCTATTATGTAAAGATGGCCATCGTGAGTAGCCACAAAAATCTCACCTCTGCTCTCTCCAGTCACATTCCCGACCGCAATCTTTCGCACATTACCACTTAATTCTTGAGATTCCCAAACAACAGTTCCATTCTCAGGCGAGAGTCCAACAACTTTGTTGTTGGAACCAGCTAGAACTACGAAGCTCCCGTTTCCAAAAATGTCTCCAGTGGCGAGTCCCCAACAGTAGGGTGCGATGTCTGTGCTGACTAACCTGGGTGAAATCACTTTTGTAACGTTGCCTTCAGACAAAGAGGAAGGAAAGATGCCGAGACCTGCAATCAGCATGAGCAAGCCAACAATCACAACCACAGATTTCATTTAAACTACCAATCACCACACTCTATATAAAATTTGCTTGCTTCCTTTAGACCCAGTGCCTCGTTATATGTTCATCTTCGGAACATTTATCTACCCTGAGAGATTTAATATGAACTGTGGAAGGTGAAAAACCATGACATGGAATGGACCATTGAAGAAACTGACAGATTACAAGTATGAAATAGAACAATCCTACAAGCCAGGAATGAAGGTATCTGGGATAGTTTATGCAGACGCAAAGATGATTGAGGATGTGCGAAAGGATAACTCGCTGGAGCAAGTTGCAAATGTAGCTACCTTGCCTGGAATAATTTCACATTCGATGGCAATGCCAGATATCCATTGGGGCTATGGATTCCCAATCGGTGGTGTCGCTGCCTTTGACTATGACACTGGAATAATCTCACCTGGTGGTGTGGGCTATGACATCAACTGTGGTGTCCGTCTCGTTCGCACGAATCTTACTTTGAAGGATGTGCAGCCAAAGATAAAGGAGTTGATTGATACAATCTTCACGAATGTTCCATCAGGTGTTGGCTCAGAAGGAAAGGTGAGGTTAACATATGAGGAGATGAAACTGGTGCTTGACCTCGGTGCTGAATGGGCTGTGGAAAAGGGTTATGGCTGGAAGGAAGACCTTGATTACCTCGAAGAAAATGGGCGACTTAAGTTTGCTGACTCCTCATTTGTTAGTGATAAAGCAATTCAGAGGGGAATGCCCCAGCTCGGCACACTCGGTGCGGGCAACCATTTTCTAGAGGTGCAGAAAGTGGAGGAAATCTATGAGCCGGAAGTAGCAAAGGTTTTTGGTATCTCAGCAAAAGACCAGATACTAGTGATGATACATACTGGCTCAAGAGGAGCTGGGCATCAGATTGCCACTGATTACATTGCGAAGATGGTGAATGCAGCAAAGAAATACAACATTCATCTGGAGGATAAGCAACTTGCGTGTGCACCAGCAACGTCAACTGAAGGCGAAGAATATCTGAAGGCAATGGGATGCGGTGCTAATTATGCCTGGGCTAATCGTCAACTAATCCTTCACTGGGTGAGAGAAGCATTCCAGAGAGTTTTCAAACAAACGCCGGAATCGATGGATATGCATGTGATTTACGATGTGTGCCACAACATCGGTAAGATAGAGGAGCATGAGGTTGGGGGAAAGCGAAGGAAGGTGGTGGTACACAGAAAAGGTGCTACAAGAGCATTCGCTCTTGAGAGGCCAGAGATTCCATTGCCTTACAGAAGAGTGGGACAACCCGTTCTCATTCCTGGAGACATGGGTACCTCAAGTTATCTGCTCGTTGGTACAGAGACAGCAATGCAGGAAACCTTTGGTTCCACATGCCATGGTGCCGGCAGAGTAATGTCCAGAGAGGCGGCAATAAGGCGTTTCAGACCGAATGATGTTAAAGATTCTCTCATGAAGCAGGGAATTTATGTGCGGGCAGCCAGCAAGGAAGTGCTTTCAGAGGAAAGTCCAGAAGCATACAAGGATGTGGATGATGTGGTGCGGATTGCACACAATGCAGGCATTTCCAGGATGATTGTGAAGATGCGACCAATTGGTGTGATGAAGGGCTAAAAATGAAGGCACTTTTCTGGGAGAAAAAGGAGAGCAATGCAGTAAGATGCAATCTGTGCGCTCATCACTGTGTAATCCAGAATGGAAAGTGTGGAATTTGTGGTGTGAGAGAAAATAGAGATGGGGAACTACATACGCTCATCTATGGACTTTATTCTTCTGTTGCCATTGACCCGATTGAAAAGAAGCCACTCTACCACTTCTTTCCTGGCTCTGAAATTCTTTCATATGGCACAGTGGGCTGCAACTTCAAGTGCCTTCACTGTCAGAACTACACAATTTCCCAGGCAAAACCCTCAAACTCCTACCTTGAAAAAACTACCCCAGAGGATGTGCTCAAACTTGCGAAACGCTACAAGGTTCCAGGTGTTGCCTGGACTTACAACGAGCCAACAATCTGGTACGAGTTCACCTACGATTGCTCAAAACTTCTCCATGAGAACGGAATAAAGAGTGTTTATGTGACTAACGGTTACATCGAAAAGGACCCACTCAAGCAGATAGCACCTTATCTGGATGCAATGAACATTGATGTAAAGGGCTTTACAGAAGAATTTTATGCTAAGGTAGTTCATGCGAAATTAAAACCTGTGCTGGAAACCTGTGAACTTGCTTACAACCTCGGAATTCACATAGAACTGACATATCTTGTGATACCTACCTACAATGACAGCGAGAAGGAATTTGTCGAGTTTGTAAAATGGGTGAAAGAGAAATTATCTCCAGAGGTTCCAGTGCATTTTACAAGATTTCATCCTGATTATATGTTGACTGATGTATCTCCAACTCCTCTAGCTACACTTAGAACAGCTCACAGAATTGCGAAGGAGAATGGGCTTGCAAATGTTTACATTGGCAATGTGTGGGGCGAACCGGATATAACATACTGTCCGAGATGCAACGAACCATTGATAGAGCGCGAAGGTTTTTCAGTTGTTTACAACAAAATAAAGGAAGGGAAATGCTTTAAATGTAAAGAAAAAATATTTGGAAGATTTTAGGGCTGCTGCTGTTTGTCCCGCGATTCTTCACCCTGGATTTCCTGGGCTTCTCCTTCCTGTCCCGGTGCCATCGGCTTCCGGATCACTTTTTTCGGAATTACCACCTTTGCTGCAGTGGGTTTTCTTATTACAACGACTTTGGGTGCTCCTGGCGATGCCTGTTCCGGCTTGAATTCGAGAACTGCCTTTTCAGGTTGTTGCTGTTCTGGTGAGGATGGAGGTGCGCCACGAATCGGAAGCGTTGGCATTTCTTCTTTCGGTTCAGAGGGTTTTGGAGGCAGTGGTACCTGTGGTTTTGGAGGTGCTTGTGGTATTGGAGGTTGTTTTTGTGCTTCTGCTTGTTTTACAGGAGGAACTTGTGCAGGAGGTGCTGTTGGTTGAACGGTCTTCTTAGGTTCTTCGATCTTTTGAGGGGTTGGGCCCTTTTCTTCAGCTTTCCCTACCTTCTCTTCTTCTTTTGAAATTTCTACCCTCTTCACGCCCGGTAGTTTTTCAGATTGAACCAGTTCTGCACCTTCAAGTGAAGAACCACACTTCAAGCATACCTTTGCAGTTTTCTCATTCAGGGTAGTGCACTGTGGACACTTAAGGGCACCTTTCTTCTTGAGTTCCTCTTCTTTCAGCCACTGCGTGTAGGTCCTGTAAGTAGGTTTGTTCTTCCACCAGGCCCAGAACGCGCTCTCAGAATACTCTTTACCAAGCTCTTTCTTTGCCTCTGTCTTGAATTTTTCAACATAGGCATTAAACTCTTTTCTCATCATTTCTTCGTAACTCTCTGCTTCAACTTTCTTCCCTGTGAATACAGTGCCACATTCTGGGCACACAGTTGCCTTTCCGTCTATCCATGCACCGCATTCACTGCACTTAACTGTTGTGACTTCAAACTCAGTACCGCACTTCGGACACTTGGTTGCATTTTCTGGAATGTATGCACCACATTCACCGCACTCCACGAGCTTCCCTGCAGCCCTGCGGAAGTAGAGGAAGACAACTGCCAGAGAGACTCCCACAACAGCAATTATTGCAATGATGACCATGAGCCATGGGAATTGAGGCGGCGGCACTGGTTTCTCAACGCTAAATAAAGTGCTGGATACCTCTACATCTGGGTAATCTGGACAGGAAACCACCACTCTGTACTGGCCTGGTTCTTTCAGCTGTATCAGTGTTACTGTAAAGTTGCCGTTCTGATCTGTAGTAACTGCCTGCTGGTACACAATGTCATCATTCAGGAACATAACTACATTCACATTTATACCCTGAATTCCTTCTCCAGTTGCCTCTCTTAGAATTTGGCCAGAAACCACGGGTGTATCATCAATGTTGAAGGTAAGGGGGAGCTGTGCAATGGAAATCAGCAGTTTGGCAGAAATAATTGTTAGGTTAAGGTCGAGCATGTTGTTCGTATAGTTCTTCTCCACTATTGTGTGGTTTCTGTTCAAAACCGCATAAAGCGAGGTATTTGAGTCAAGATGCACAATCCATGTGAAGTTTGTTGTCAATGTAGAATTTGCGTCTATTGACAAATTGGCAGACACTATCAAGTTCTCATCACTGATGTT from Thermoplasmata archaeon includes:
- the amrS gene encoding AmmeMemoRadiSam system radical SAM enzyme is translated as MKALFWEKKESNAVRCNLCAHHCVIQNGKCGICGVRENRDGELHTLIYGLYSSVAIDPIEKKPLYHFFPGSEILSYGTVGCNFKCLHCQNYTISQAKPSNSYLEKTTPEDVLKLAKRYKVPGVAWTYNEPTIWYEFTYDCSKLLHENGIKSVYVTNGYIEKDPLKQIAPYLDAMNIDVKGFTEEFYAKVVHAKLKPVLETCELAYNLGIHIELTYLVIPTYNDSEKEFVEFVKWVKEKLSPEVPVHFTRFHPDYMLTDVSPTPLATLRTAHRIAKENGLANVYIGNVWGEPDITYCPRCNEPLIEREGFSVVYNKIKEGKCFKCKEKIFGRF
- a CDS encoding FG-GAP-like repeat-containing protein, whose amino-acid sequence is MKSVVVIVGLLMLIAGLGIFPSSLSEGNVTKVISPRLVSTDIAPYCWGLATGDIFGNGSFVVLAGSNNKVVGLSPENGTVVWESQELSGNVRKIAVGNVTGESRGEIFVATHDGHLYIIDALENQILLDWDKSHFTNGAIFGLCICDIDGDGINEVVVGTGTASIAVYNYNAGLLFMKGLTMTQDAVFEVKMGDVDGDGRKDIVFVDWRGNTESTVRVLDYYYGQFTQKYISPYIPGILSALTVDDLNGDGIDEIVAGSGDGSIWVISIGNGNNGTTQINNIFVAHTQIFGVAIGDFEGDSIKDIACTTWDGFVYIVDSQTKTVKYANEKRQSDIGNSNSVLFFKPLNSSKEVLVATESGIPDIFPGKVLFYATKNVELSSITYSPRFPEINQNVIFNVEILSVSANTQIEVKLVEVSSSANQTIGLEILRNTHPNTNYSLNFTWIPVSAGYKSIRLECNADGEAMNKTTIVCVAVKMDFSITIGNYIKNKTLSQENELILNLTKGEVVEVSLRITNNAPYTLFNLAIEIFLGEDLFMTKRFDISGTEEFSFKLDTFLINNTTLNLTIKSKLINPLDNTESIYSVYVISIFLKSQVDYSIYVRYLFPALLVILLAIGIFLLTRREMKKYRKLWQIPENFLRKE
- a CDS encoding RtcB family protein, producing the protein MTWNGPLKKLTDYKYEIEQSYKPGMKVSGIVYADAKMIEDVRKDNSLEQVANVATLPGIISHSMAMPDIHWGYGFPIGGVAAFDYDTGIISPGGVGYDINCGVRLVRTNLTLKDVQPKIKELIDTIFTNVPSGVGSEGKVRLTYEEMKLVLDLGAEWAVEKGYGWKEDLDYLEENGRLKFADSSFVSDKAIQRGMPQLGTLGAGNHFLEVQKVEEIYEPEVAKVFGISAKDQILVMIHTGSRGAGHQIATDYIAKMVNAAKKYNIHLEDKQLACAPATSTEGEEYLKAMGCGANYAWANRQLILHWVREAFQRVFKQTPESMDMHVIYDVCHNIGKIEEHEVGGKRRKVVVHRKGATRAFALERPEIPLPYRRVGQPVLIPGDMGTSSYLLVGTETAMQETFGSTCHGAGRVMSREAAIRRFRPNDVKDSLMKQGIYVRAASKEVLSEESPEAYKDVDDVVRIAHNAGISRMIVKMRPIGVMKG